In the Silvanigrella aquatica genome, TTACCAGGAAACAGTATTCCTAAAGCGGTTTCTAGTAAAAATATTATTTTAGCAATTCAAAAATATTCGGATTATCTAAATAATAAATCTGAAGAAAATATGAATGAACCTTTTTCACTGTTACCTTTAAAATCAGAAACAAATGAATCACTAGATCATACATACGTTCAAGAAGTTTGGAGTCTTATTGCTTCTTTTACGAAAAAAACATTTGGTTCTTATTTTGAATTAGTTCAAGCTTATGTTCTATGGAAATATTCCACTAAAGAAACACAAGAAGAAGTCATTGATTGGAATGTACGTCCCCCATGCGGCGCTGCTTATCACAAACAATTTAAAGAAATGTTTGATCGTGAAAGAGAAGAACGCTTTGCAAAACGTAACGAAAGAAACAAAAAAAATCATTCCGATAATCAAAAAAATGATTTTAAATCTGGTGATAAAAAACATTCTCAACCTAAATACAAACATAAAAGCGAAGAAAATATCGCACCTATTCATAAAGAAAAACACCATAAAGACGAAAACAAACCTGCTCCAAAAAGCAGTCACTTTACGCAAAATATATCTTCAATAGATCAAAAACAACAACAAAATATTGAAGAAGCTCTTGATGAAGCTCGTAAAGCAATTCAAAAATTAATGAAAAATAATAATGCAAATGAAATTCATTTAGCCCCCCAAAATTCGTTTGTGCGTAGAGAACAACACTCCCTCATTACGGAAGCCGGATTTGACACAGAAAGCCTCGGCGAAGCAAAAAGCCGCCATGTTTGCGTAAAACGCAAAGCTTAATTACTTTCCGCAATAATTCTCTTGACTTGACGCCAAGAATTTCCCGAGCATTTGACACCCTATCTAGAATTAGTAATCTGATTCTGACTTAGTGGTGTTTTTTTATTTGATTAACAATCAATCCTTCTCTGGAGGACTAAAGTGAAAATTCTTGTTCTTGCAAAACACGTTCCAGATACAGAAACAGTTGTAAAAATTTCCTCTGGTGGCAAATCAATCGATGAAGCAGATTTCAAGTACATGGTGAACCCCTGTGATGAATATGCTATGGAAGAAGCCATTCGCACTCAAGAAAAATTTAAAGGCGAAAGCATAGTTGTGAGCGTAGGCCCTTCTCGCGCTCAAGAAACCATTCGCAAAGCACTGGCCATGGGAATGGATCGCGGCGTTTGGATTAATACCGAAGGCTTTTCAGGAGCACTTGACTCCTATTCCGTTGCACTTGCCATTTCAAAAGTGGTGGCAGAAGAAAAACCAGACGTCATTTTTGCAGGTCTCAATACAACAGATGAAGGCGCAGGAAATGTCGGACCTATGGTCGCCGAATTTGCTGGAATTCCAAGTTTAATAAATATTTCAAAAATAGAATGGCAAAACGAAGGAAAATCGTTACGTGGAGAGCGTGATGTTGAAGGTGGTATTGTTGAAGTCTATGAAGCACAGCTTCCTTTATTAATCGCACCTCATCAAAATTTAAACGATCCTCGTTTTCCTTCTCTTCCTGGAATTATGAAAGCCAAAAAGAAACCTATTGCGGAAAAGAAGGCAGCCGATCTCATCACCGAAAAACCTGTAGTAGAAATCAGAAATTACAAACTCCCCCCAGAAAAAGCTCCTGGAAAAATATTTAAAGGCAAACCTGTTGAGGAAATGGTTACTGAAGTTGTGAAATTATTGCGCTCCGAAGCTAAAGTCATATAAAAAGAGGTCACTCCTATGTCTCATAAAATCCTTGTTTACGCAGAAGTTAGAAATGGGAAGTTAAAATCAACCACGGGCGAAACTCTTGCCGAAGCACGCAAAATGATGGGCGGCAAGACAGAAAACATTCACGCTGTGTTGCTTGGTGAAGGATGCGAACAACACGCCAAGACCGTAGCCACTTTTGGCGCTTCCAAAATTTACGTTGTCGATGCTCCTGAAACAAATACTTATCAGGGTGAACCTACGCTTCAGGCTCTCGATCAAATCATCAAAAAAAATGGCTATACCGTTGTGGTAGGTCCCGGATCCCCGACAGGAAGAGCTTTTTTTCCGCATTTGGCAATACGCAATAAGGGAGCCATGCTCACCGATGTGCTTTCGTTTTCCTTGGATGGCGAAACTGTGGTTGCCGAAATGGCAATGTATTTAGGTAAATGCTTAAAACAAGCGGCTTCAAATGCTTCTGTTACTTTTATCACTTTGCGGCCTAACGTCCGCCCTTCTGAAGTGGCAGACGCCAATGCGCAACCTCATGTCGAAAAATTCAGCTGTAATTTTGATAAATCTAAAATGACAGCCAAAGTCGTTGAAGTACGTAAGGGCAACAGCGAACGCCCCGACTTAACCGAAGCCAGCATTATTGTTTCCGGCGGCCGCGCGATTGGAAGCAAAGATAACTTCAAAATTCTTTTTGAATGTGCAGACGTCGTCCATGGCTCCGTAGGCGCGTCCCGTGCCGCTGTGGACTCAGGTTATGCTCCCTACGATATGCAGGTCGGGCAAACAGGAAAAACCGTCAACCCCGGCCTCTATGTGGCTTGTGGCATTTCTGGATCCATTCAACATCTATCTGGTATGCGCACCTCAAAATGTATTGTGGCTATTAATACTGATGGCGATGCCCCCATTTTCCAAAAAGCAGATTACGGAATTGTTGCCGATCTGTTCCAAGCGGTTCCTATTCTTACAAGGGAATTAAAGAAGATGACGGAATAAGGTATTACCTCCTAATTCTCTTCCTTTTTCCTTGCAAGTCCTAAAAATATGTATTATCGGTTTGCACTCACGCCCAAAGCGCACCTTTTTTTGGGTTGATTGTTATATTTTATGAGGAAATTACAATGGCAAAAAAAATCACAGGGCTTATTAAGCTCCAGATCAAAGGCGCTCAAGCAACGGCAGCGCCACCTGTTGGTCCAGCACTTGGCCAACGTGGTGTAAACATTGCAATGTTTGTTAAAGAATTCAACGCTCGTACACAAAAACAACCAGGCGTTGTACTTCCTACAGTCATTACAGTTTACTCTGACAAGTCTTTCACATTTATCACAAAGACGCCTCCTGCAAGCGTTTTGCTTAAGCAAGCAGCTAAAATTGAATCTGCAAGCAAAACTCCAGGAAAAGCAACTGCGGGTTCTGTAACTGAAAAACAAGTTGAAGAAATTGCGAAAATTAAGCTTCCTGACTTGAACTGCTACGACATTGATGCTGCTAAGAAGCTTATCAAAGGTTCTGCTCGTTCCATGGGTCTTGAAGTCACAGCTTAAATTTTTAGAGGGAGGCCTTAACCGGCCGATTTACCTCAAAGGAAAATCATTATGGCAAAGAAAATTAGCAAAAAATTAAAAGCAGCTAGCGAAAAAGTAAATCCTAGCAAGTCTTACAATCTTTCTGAAGCAAGCCAGCTTTTGAAAGAAATCTCCTATGCAAAATTCGACGAAACTGTTGAAGTTGCAATGAACCTTGGCGTTGACCCTCGTCACGCCGATCAAAACGTCCGCGGCGCGGTTGTTCTTCCTCATGGCCTTGGCAAAAAGGTGCGCGTTTTAGTATTTGCTAAGGGCGAAAAAATCCGCGAAGCAGAAGAAGCAGGCGCTGATTACGTTGGCGGCGAAGATCTCGCTCAAAAAATTCAAGGCGGATGGCTCGACTTCGAAGCAGCCATTGCAACTCCAGACATGATGGGCGTTGTGGGTCGTCTTGGACGTATTCTTGCTCCACGTGGACTTATGCCAAACCCAAAAGTAGGCACAGTGACACAAGATCTTAAAAATGCTGTTAAAGAAGCAAAAGCAGGCCGCGTTGAATTCAAGGTAAATAAAGCCGGAATTATTCAAGCTCCTGTTGGAAAAGTTTCTTTTGATGCTCAAAAAATTGAAGAAAATACAAAAGCATTTATCGACGCCATTGTGAAAGCAAAACCTGCTGCCGCAAAAGGAACATATATCAACTCTGTATATGTAAGCTCTACAATGAGCCCTTCCGTTCGCATCGATGCTGCTGAATACAAAGTTTAATTTTTGTTTCGTAAGGGTCTCAGACTGCTGGTCGTGCGGCAAATTTTGCCACATATAAACCCCGCATAGACTTTGGCCCCTGCGGTTTATCAACCTCGTATTTCCATTTTGCCTGTGGGAATGCGAATAACTTAGGGGAGGCATTCTCTTGGATCGTAACGCTAAACTCCAGTGGCGCGAAAGTGTTGTTCAAGCACTCGACAAATCTGGTGCTGTGTTCCTAGCTAATTACTCAGGAATGACAGTTGAAGAGCTTACAGCTATGCGCCGTGAACTCAAAGCAGTTAATGCGGACTTCCATGTAGTAAAAAACACAATTGCCCAAAAAGCTGTTGAAGGAAGAGACGAAAACGTCATTTCTTCACTCTTCAAAGGCCAAACAGGTGTTGTTTTTGCTTATGGCGACGCTGCTGCTGCTGCAAAAGTATTTGCTGAATCCGCAAAGAAATTTGAGAAACTCAAAGTTGTTGGTGGTTATATGGAGAAATCCTTATTAACTCCTGCATCTGTTGAAAAACTCGCTTCTTTACCTTCACGCGAAGTGCTTCTTGGTCAACTTATCGGTACAATGGTGGCACCACACCGTGGTCTTCTCAACGTACTCAATGGCGTGCCTAGAAACTTGGTACAAGTTCTTAATGCCATTAAGGATAAGAAGGCTGGCTAACAACAATCGCCAGATTGCGTTTTTATTTTGTGTTTAATCTACTAGTTTCGCTATGAAACTTAAATTTTAAAAGGGCTTACAATGTCTACTATTACTAAAGAACAATTCATTTCCTACATCGAAAACCTTACTCTTATTCAAGCTGCTGAGCTTGTTAAAGAACTCGAAGACAAGTTTGGCGTATCCGCAGCAGCTCCTGTTGCTATGATGGCTGCAGCTCCTGCAGCAGCAGCAGCAGCTGAACAAACTGAATTCGAAGTTATTCTTAAAGCTTCTGGCGACAAAAAACTTGACGTTATTAAGGAAGTTCGCGCAATTACAGGTCTTGGTCTTAAAGAAGCGAAAGACCTCGTTGAAGGCGCTCCTAAATCCCTTAAGGCTGGCGTTACTAAAGCTGAATCTGAAGAAATTAAGAAAAAGCTTACAGCAGTTGGCGCAACTATCGAAGTTAAGTAATATTGATAACTTCAATGTTTTCGCAGTCTTATTAGCTTAAGAGTCAAGCTATTGAACATTTCGTTCTATGGCTTGACTTTTGCTGTTGTGCAAATATTGTGTGCTGTGCTCCCATATGGTATGCCCTATGGATGCACACCACAATCTCAGCACAACTTACATTTGTATCCTTTCTTTCTTACGCAGAGGACTCAATATGGCCAACCTGGCATCTAGCTTCGTCCGTCACCGCCGCAGTTTTGCTAAAGTAAAACCAATTATTGGAATGCCAAATCTAATTGACATTCAAAAGAAGTCGTACGCTGAATTCTTACAAGGTACCGATTCCGCTGATTCTCGCATTGAAGCGGGTTTACAAGGCGTTTTCAAGAGTGTTTTCCCTGTGCAAGATTTTGATGCAACAGCTTCTGTTGAATTCGTCAGTTATTCACTTGACGAGCCAAAATACACCGTTGAAGAGTGCCGCTCCAAAGGCATGACTTATGCTGCCCCTGTAAAAGTTCTTATTCGTCTCATCATTTGGGACATTGACCATGACACCGGAGTCAAATCCATTCGTGGTTTCAAAGAACAAGAAGTTTACTTTGGTGAAATCCCTCTCATGACTCAAAACGGAACATTTATCATAAATGGTACCGAGCGTGTTGTGGTTTCGCAACTTCACCGTTCACCTGGTGTATTTTTTGACCATGACAAAGGCAAAACACTGTCCTCCGGTAAATTCTTGTATAACGCCCGCGTTATACCTTACCGCGGTTCATGGCTTGATTTTGAATTTGACACAAAAGATATTCTTTATTGCCGAATAGATCGTCGCAGAAAAATGCCTGCAACTGTTCTGTTAAAAGCACTTGGTTATACCACAGAAGAACTTTTAGGAACATTCTACGAATGCGAAACTGTTGTCATTCGTGATGGTCAGTTCTTCAGAAAAGTTGACCTCGATCGCTTACGCGGACAACGAGCTTCTAGCGATATTATGGATCCTAAAAATCCAAGTAACACTTTGGTAAAACGTAACCGTAAAATTTCAGTACTGCATATTAAACAATTAAAAGCAGCAGGCGTAGAAGAACTCCATTTCCCACAAGAAGAACTTATTGGAAAAATCATTGGTCAAGACATTATTGACGATGACACCGGTGAAGTTTTATTCCCAATTAATACCGAAATTTCTGAAAAAATTGTCGATGCCATTACGCAAAGAGGCATTTCCTCTTTCCAAATTCTCTTTATCGACGATCTTAACGTAGATTCCTCTTTCCGTGACACCCTCATGGTAGATAAAACGTTAAATACAGAAGAAGCTCTTCTTGAAATTTATCGTAGAATGCGTCCAGGGGATCCACCGACACTTGAAAATGCAAGTAATCTTTTCCAAAATTTATTCTTTGAAAAAGACAGATACGACTTATCACGTGTAGGTCGTTTAAAATTAAATGAAAAATTAGACCTTGGTATTGACATTGATTACCGCACCTTAACTCGCGAAGATATCATTGGGACAGTAAAACGTCTTCTCGATGTCCGCAGCGGTAAAATTAAAGTGGACGACATTGACCACCTTGGCAACCGTCGTGTGCGTGCCGTTGGTGAGTTACTCGAAAATCAATACCGCATTGGATTAACCCGTATTGAACGCGCTATTAAAGAGCGTCTGCAATTACAAGATCTCGACAGCCTTATGCCGCACGATCTCGTCAATGCAAAACCTGTAACTGCCGTTGTGAAAGAATTCTTTGGTTCTTCTCAGCTTAGCCAGTTTATGGATCAAACAAACCCACTTGCTGAAGTTTACCACAAACGCCGTTTATCAGCCCTCGGGCCTGGTGGTCTTTCACGTGAAAGAGCCGGCTTCGAAGTGCGTGACGTTCACCCAACGCATTACGGTCGTATTTGTCCTATTGAAACACCCGAAGGTCCAAACATTGGTCTTATCGTTTCTTTAGCGTCCTTTGCTCAAGTAAACAAATATGGATTTATCGAAACGCCATATCGTACTGTTACCGATCGTCTTCCTATAGATGAAGTTCGTTACTACTCGTCTACAGATGAATGGCGTGATCACGTTATTGCGCAAGCACGCATTTATCCTGATCATGAAAATAAAATTAATGCCAACGATCTTCTTAACGCACGTAGTTCTGGTGAAACCAATATCTACTCTGCAGAAGAAGTCGACCTTATGGATGTGGCAACAAACCAAGCGGTTTCTGTTGCGGCATCACTTATTCCGTTTCTTCAAAATGACGATGCCCACCGTGCCCTCATGGGTGCCAACATGCAACGCCAAGGCTTGCCTTTGCTACGCACAAAAGCACCACTCATTGGTACAGGCATGGAACGCACTGTGGCGGCCGACTCCGGCGTTACAGTGGTTTCCCGTCGTGCAGGTACTGTTATTTCTGTTGATGCGGAACGCGTTGTTATTAAAGCAAACGAAGTTTCCTCTGACGTGACAGAAGTGGCATCGGAAGTGGACATTTACACTCTCGTGAAGTTTACACGTTCCAACGTGGACACCTGTGTCAACCAAAAACCAATTGTTAAAGTGGGCGATAAGGTTGAAAAAGGTGACATTATTGCGGACGGTTTTGCAACTGAAATGGGCGAACTCG is a window encoding:
- a CDS encoding R3H domain-containing nucleic acid-binding protein — translated: MTEPTKLSINTDAFIYAINQAFEARSKANGDFNSHLRYEPFLTKTWILPKTLDFNSFKSLLLEIISHHFKVLPNFQRNEAVDIENISWFSHSIATLFADLDYLLLSFTGNKLPSLPGNSIPKAVSSKNIILAIQKYSDYLNNKSEENMNEPFSLLPLKSETNESLDHTYVQEVWSLIASFTKKTFGSYFELVQAYVLWKYSTKETQEEVIDWNVRPPCGAAYHKQFKEMFDREREERFAKRNERNKKNHSDNQKNDFKSGDKKHSQPKYKHKSEENIAPIHKEKHHKDENKPAPKSSHFTQNISSIDQKQQQNIEEALDEARKAIQKLMKNNNANEIHLAPQNSFVRREQHSLITEAGFDTESLGEAKSRHVCVKRKA
- a CDS encoding electron transfer flavoprotein subunit beta/FixA family protein produces the protein MKILVLAKHVPDTETVVKISSGGKSIDEADFKYMVNPCDEYAMEEAIRTQEKFKGESIVVSVGPSRAQETIRKALAMGMDRGVWINTEGFSGALDSYSVALAISKVVAEEKPDVIFAGLNTTDEGAGNVGPMVAEFAGIPSLINISKIEWQNEGKSLRGERDVEGGIVEVYEAQLPLLIAPHQNLNDPRFPSLPGIMKAKKKPIAEKKAADLITEKPVVEIRNYKLPPEKAPGKIFKGKPVEEMVTEVVKLLRSEAKVI
- a CDS encoding electron transfer flavoprotein subunit alpha/FixB family protein; amino-acid sequence: MSHKILVYAEVRNGKLKSTTGETLAEARKMMGGKTENIHAVLLGEGCEQHAKTVATFGASKIYVVDAPETNTYQGEPTLQALDQIIKKNGYTVVVGPGSPTGRAFFPHLAIRNKGAMLTDVLSFSLDGETVVAEMAMYLGKCLKQAASNASVTFITLRPNVRPSEVADANAQPHVEKFSCNFDKSKMTAKVVEVRKGNSERPDLTEASIIVSGGRAIGSKDNFKILFECADVVHGSVGASRAAVDSGYAPYDMQVGQTGKTVNPGLYVACGISGSIQHLSGMRTSKCIVAINTDGDAPIFQKADYGIVADLFQAVPILTRELKKMTE
- the rplK gene encoding 50S ribosomal protein L11, encoding MAKKITGLIKLQIKGAQATAAPPVGPALGQRGVNIAMFVKEFNARTQKQPGVVLPTVITVYSDKSFTFITKTPPASVLLKQAAKIESASKTPGKATAGSVTEKQVEEIAKIKLPDLNCYDIDAAKKLIKGSARSMGLEVTA
- the rplA gene encoding 50S ribosomal protein L1 encodes the protein MAKKISKKLKAASEKVNPSKSYNLSEASQLLKEISYAKFDETVEVAMNLGVDPRHADQNVRGAVVLPHGLGKKVRVLVFAKGEKIREAEEAGADYVGGEDLAQKIQGGWLDFEAAIATPDMMGVVGRLGRILAPRGLMPNPKVGTVTQDLKNAVKEAKAGRVEFKVNKAGIIQAPVGKVSFDAQKIEENTKAFIDAIVKAKPAAAKGTYINSVYVSSTMSPSVRIDAAEYKV
- the rplJ gene encoding 50S ribosomal protein L10, producing MDRNAKLQWRESVVQALDKSGAVFLANYSGMTVEELTAMRRELKAVNADFHVVKNTIAQKAVEGRDENVISSLFKGQTGVVFAYGDAAAAAKVFAESAKKFEKLKVVGGYMEKSLLTPASVEKLASLPSREVLLGQLIGTMVAPHRGLLNVLNGVPRNLVQVLNAIKDKKAG
- the rplL gene encoding 50S ribosomal protein L7/L12, whose amino-acid sequence is MSTITKEQFISYIENLTLIQAAELVKELEDKFGVSAAAPVAMMAAAPAAAAAAEQTEFEVILKASGDKKLDVIKEVRAITGLGLKEAKDLVEGAPKSLKAGVTKAESEEIKKKLTAVGATIEVK
- the rpoB gene encoding DNA-directed RNA polymerase subunit beta, whose translation is MANLASSFVRHRRSFAKVKPIIGMPNLIDIQKKSYAEFLQGTDSADSRIEAGLQGVFKSVFPVQDFDATASVEFVSYSLDEPKYTVEECRSKGMTYAAPVKVLIRLIIWDIDHDTGVKSIRGFKEQEVYFGEIPLMTQNGTFIINGTERVVVSQLHRSPGVFFDHDKGKTLSSGKFLYNARVIPYRGSWLDFEFDTKDILYCRIDRRRKMPATVLLKALGYTTEELLGTFYECETVVIRDGQFFRKVDLDRLRGQRASSDIMDPKNPSNTLVKRNRKISVLHIKQLKAAGVEELHFPQEELIGKIIGQDIIDDDTGEVLFPINTEISEKIVDAITQRGISSFQILFIDDLNVDSSFRDTLMVDKTLNTEEALLEIYRRMRPGDPPTLENASNLFQNLFFEKDRYDLSRVGRLKLNEKLDLGIDIDYRTLTREDIIGTVKRLLDVRSGKIKVDDIDHLGNRRVRAVGELLENQYRIGLTRIERAIKERLQLQDLDSLMPHDLVNAKPVTAVVKEFFGSSQLSQFMDQTNPLAEVYHKRRLSALGPGGLSRERAGFEVRDVHPTHYGRICPIETPEGPNIGLIVSLASFAQVNKYGFIETPYRTVTDRLPIDEVRYYSSTDEWRDHVIAQARIYPDHENKINANDLLNARSSGETNIYSAEEVDLMDVATNQAVSVAASLIPFLQNDDAHRALMGANMQRQGLPLLRTKAPLIGTGMERTVAADSGVTVVSRRAGTVISVDAERVVIKANEVSSDVTEVASEVDIYTLVKFTRSNVDTCVNQKPIVKVGDKVEKGDIIADGFATEMGELALGQNVVVAFLPWNGYNYEDGIVVSERIVREDLYTSVYIQEFECISRDTKLGKEEITSDIPNVSDESLKDLDDAGVVRIGAEVKPGDILVGKLTPKAETQLTPEEKLLRAIFGEKAADVRDTSLRVPPGVQGTVIGAKVFSREGAELDSRMIQVQEQEIAKLKKDERDRIQIIRKSTVEKLESLLAGESAAVSFETKHESQTHKIASGEKITREAFAGMTIEQIKSLEVISSDKSALLAKIKKSMNEKIALVREMTESQIARAKRGDELPPGVIKMVKVYVAIKRRLQVGDKLAGRHGNKGVISKIVPIEDMPYLENGQPVDIVLSPLGVPSRMNIGQIMETHFGWAARGIGQKINDMLDKAAPRKELEDYICKVWDDPSVHEFVKSCTNEELRQFVRKYKEGVTLSNPVFDGAEEEEIFKYLELADLDRSGQVTLYDGRTGEKFNRQVTVGVMYVLRLHHLVDEKIHARSIGPYSLVTQQPLGGKAQFGGQRLGEMEVWAMEAYGAAYTLQEFLTVKSDDIAGRTKMYEAVVKGENMMLPGLPESFNVLVKEMQSLALDVSLIRDESEISLDDLQRDVREIQ